A single window of Rubripirellula lacrimiformis DNA harbors:
- a CDS encoding DUF2190 family protein → MSAAEFVQEGAAVDYTPDADLPAGSVVVQGELVGITKHDIKANVLGAISVEGVFDVAKDPAISVSAGAKVYWDATAGQSVTTATGNKLLGKAVLSAGTNTPTVRVRLSQ, encoded by the coding sequence ATGTCCGCAGCAGAATTTGTTCAAGAGGGAGCGGCCGTCGACTACACGCCGGACGCCGATCTCCCGGCCGGTAGTGTCGTCGTGCAAGGCGAACTGGTCGGCATCACCAAACACGACATCAAAGCCAACGTACTCGGTGCGATCAGCGTCGAGGGCGTCTTTGACGTCGCGAAAGATCCCGCGATCTCGGTGTCGGCCGGTGCCAAAGTTTACTGGGACGCGACCGCTGGCCAATCGGTCACAACCGCGACCGGCAACAAGCTGCTCGGCAAAGCCGTACTTTCCGCCGGCACCAACACACCCACCGTTCGTGTTCGACTTAGTCAATAA